Genomic DNA from Tautonia rosea:
GGGGATCAATTCCCTTCCGGCGCTCGATGCGTCGTTGCATGAAGCAAGAACGACGGTCACCAACCCTAGCTGAGAATTTCCAGGGTTGGCATCTTCGGTGCTTTGAGGTTGCGGATGCTGATCTGCTGGGCAAGGGCCTCGACGACACTGAGCAGGTAAGGACGCGATGGTGAACCCTCGGCAAGGGTCTCGTGGAGGAGGCCGACGTCCCCTTTTTCGCGGATGTCCAAGACGAGCGGAACTTCACCGAGGAAGGGCACATCCAGTTCCTCAGCCCGACGACGGGCGCCGCCGTGACCAAACGGGTACATGCGTTCCCCGCCGTTGGGAGGGTCGAGGAAGCTCATATTTTCGACCATGCCGAGCAAGGGCACCTTGAGCTGACGGAACATGGCGACAGCGCGGGTCGCGTCGAGCAGGGCAACCTCTTGAGGTGTGCACACGACCACAGCGCCGGTCAGCGGGAGGCTTTGTGAGAGGGTCAAGGGGACATCGCCGGTGCCGGGAGGCAGGTCGATGACGAGGTAATCCAGTTCGCCCCAGTCCACCTGATGGAGAAACTGGTTGACGATGCCGTGGAGCATCGGGCCTCGCATGATGACGGCCTGCTCGGGCTTGACCAGAAACCCGATCGACATGAGCTTCAGGCCGTTGGCCTCGATCGGCTGAATCCGTTCTCCCTTGGCCATCGGTCGGCCCGACGCGCCCACAAGGTGAGGGACCGAAGGGCCGTAGACGTCGGCGTCCATCAGGCCGACCTTCGATCCGTAGTGTTGCAGGCCATACGCGAGCGAGGCGGCGAGGGTGGACTTCCCGACCCCCCCCTTGCCCGATCCGACGGCGATGACGTTCCGCACGCCGGGGATGTCCCCTTTCTCGATCACCCCCTTGCCCCGAACGTCGGCGGTCATGTTGACGCGGAGTTCGCGAGCGTTGCCGAGATTGCGGCCAATCGCTTCGCGGACGTCGGCCTCGATCTTCCCTTTCAAGGGACAGGCCGGGGTGGTGAGGTTGACCGTAAGCTCAAGGAACTGGTCGGTGATCCGGATATCCTTGATCATCCCGAGGTCGACCAGGTCGCGCTTGAGGTCCGGATCCTGAACTCCTTTCAGGGCGAGCAAGACGTCCTGTTCGGTGAGTCCGGTAGGGTGAGAAGCGGACATCGGGCGAATCCTCTCGGAGCAAAAAGGGACCAGAAGGCGCGGGTACGTGAAGACGAACGACACCAAGGTGTGGGGGAGAAGCAGCTGGTGGAGTCCCCGAGCGCGTCTTGATTCAAACCTCAAGCAGGGCCATCGGATCACTCGGGTCGGGGTCAGGTTTGGGGAGAGCCGCCCGGCCCGCCAGCGCAGTGCGGTGTCGGGCCAGGATCAGCCAGCGATCAATCAACTTGGCAACGTCTGGGGGAGGCGCAAAGCCCGACCAGACCTGCGTGGCTCCCAGCGTCCGGGCAAGGTCGTGGAGGCCCGGATGCTGATGGCGATCGAGTCCCAGCACCAGCGCTGAAGGTGCGAGTACGGAGAGCTGGACCAGCCGCTCCAGGCCTTCCCGAGGTTGAGTGCCGAGGTCGAGGAGGACGATCGGGCAGGGCCAGCCCTCGACCGCACTGAGCAGATCGTTCGTCCCTCGAGTCTCTCGCCAGATCACCGGGCGATCCTGGAGCCGAGGGCGGAGCTGAGCGCCCCAG
This window encodes:
- a CDS encoding Mrp/NBP35 family ATP-binding protein, giving the protein MSASHPTGLTEQDVLLALKGVQDPDLKRDLVDLGMIKDIRITDQFLELTVNLTTPACPLKGKIEADVREAIGRNLGNARELRVNMTADVRGKGVIEKGDIPGVRNVIAVGSGKGGVGKSTLAASLAYGLQHYGSKVGLMDADVYGPSVPHLVGASGRPMAKGERIQPIEANGLKLMSIGFLVKPEQAVIMRGPMLHGIVNQFLHQVDWGELDYLVIDLPPGTGDVPLTLSQSLPLTGAVVVCTPQEVALLDATRAVAMFRQLKVPLLGMVENMSFLDPPNGGERMYPFGHGGARRRAEELDVPFLGEVPLVLDIREKGDVGLLHETLAEGSPSRPYLLSVVEALAQQISIRNLKAPKMPTLEILS